AGGAAGTTAATATCGGCATTGTGGGCAAATATTTTGCCAGCGGAGATTTTTCTTTGGCCGATTCCTATATTTCCGTGATTGAAGCCGTAAAGCATGCCGGCGCGGCCAACCGGCTTAGGCCCAAAATGCGCTGGATAAACGCCGAAGAAGTGGAGACCGAAGGCGTAAAAATTTTAAAAGATTTTGACGGCATAATCGTGCCCCAGGGCTGGGGTTCGCGCGGTTCGGAAGGGAAAATTAAAACCATAAGATATTGCCGGGAAAACAAAGTGCCTTATTTCGGGCTTTGCTACGGCATGCAGATGGCCGTAATTGAATTTGCCCGCAATGTTTGCAAATTAAGAAAAGCTAATTCAGCCGAAGTAGATCCGAAGACTCCTCATCCGGTAATTCATATTATGCCTGGCCAAGCCGATCTAATCGCCAAGAAGGGCTATGGCGGCACAATTCGGCTTGGCGGCTGGCCTTGCAAAATTATCAAAGGCGCCCGTCTGGCAGCCGCTTATGAGAAAAAAATCGGGAGCAAAAGGGTTGTTTCGGAAAGGCACAGGCACAGATATGAGTTTAATAATCAGTATAGAAAAATTTTTGAAAAAAACGGCTTAACCATTGCCGGGACTTCGCCGGACGGGAAAATTGTGGAAGCGATTGAAATTTCCGATCATCCGTTTTTCATCGGCACTCAATTTCATCCGGAATATATTTCCCGCCCCCTTGACCCGCATCCGTTATTTGTTGAGTTTGTCAGGGTTTGCCTGAAGTTGAGAGAGAAAATAAAATAGACGAAGGAAAAAGAAGAAAAACGGTTGTGAAAAACGGTTGTTTTGAAGGCTAATTTATGCTATAATTAAAGTATGCAAACGTTAACAAAAAAATCGCTTTTTTGGGATGTAGCCGAGATTGACCCCCAAAAAAATAGAAAGTTTATTATTGAAAGAATTCTTAATTTTGGAGATGAGGCGGATTTTCGCTGGATAATAAAATCTTATGGAGAAGACGAGATCAAGAAGATTATCTTAAAAACTAGAGCGCTTGACAATAAATCGCTGTTTTTTTGGCGCCAGTATTTTAATCTGAATCAAAATAGATGCTTAAAAAACCGATTAACAAAAAAACAAGGTTGGTTCTGGAAAAGATAAGTCAAAGCGATTTAGTTGAAAAGTTTTATTTGGCTGGCGGCACGGCGTTGGCTATGGCCTTGGAGCACAGAGAATCAATTGATTTGGACTGGTTTTGCCAGACTGGTTTTTCTAACCAAGAGATAAAAGCCAAATTGTCCAAAGTCGGCAATTTTAAGGTTATTAATGAGTCCGAAGGGACAGTCAACGGACTGGTGGATGAGGTGCGGGTTAGTTTTTTGCGCTATCAGTATAAATTAATTTTTCCTTTAGCGGCAATAGGTAAAATAAAATTAGCCGATGAACGGGATATTGCCGCCATGAAAATTGACGCTATCTCTTCTCGCGGCAGTAAAAAAGATTTTATTGACATATTTTTTCTCTTAAAAAAATATTCACTGGAAGAATTAATCGGATTTTTTAAGAGGAAATACGCCGAAATCGATTATAATCGGCTTCATATTTTAAAGAGTTTGGTTTATTTTGTGGAGGCGGACAATGAGCCAATGCCGATAATGATCAAAGATGTTAATTGGGAAGAGGTTAAAAAAGAAATTGGAGAAAAGGTGAATAAATTAGTAAAAACATAATTAAGTTTAATATGCCGGCGCCGATCATCTGTAATCCCCGTTCCCCCTTTGTCATTCCTGCCCGCGAGCAGGAATCCAGGGTTCTGGATCCCCGGGTCTCGCTTTGCTCGCCCGAGGATGACAAACATTATCTTGTCATTCCCGTTTTTTTTCTGTCATTCCCGCCCCGCAATAAATGCGAGGTAAACTCCGGCGGGAATCCGGAATTAACTCTCCGATCTCCCTTGCTATTGTTTCCCAATTTTTATATATTTTGTTATAATATAGGTATATGATAAAAATGTGGAAAACTATTTTTTACAGCAATTTTGATTTTACGAGAGAGAGAGAGAGAGAGAGAGTAATTCACGCTCCCCGGTTTTTGAATTTTTCCAAATTTATTCATTTTTTTAATCTTTTCAATAATATTGGAGAGATTTTTTGTTTCTCAAAATTTTAATGGAATGCTTAAACCATGCTTATTTACATTAATACCAATAAAATTTTAGACTACTTATCCAAGGGCGCCTTTCTTGTTTTATTGCTATTACCCATCTTTTTCTTTTCTCCTCTTGGCGCTTTCGCTTCTTCCACCGACGGCGTGATTGACAGCGTCCGCCAATACGCCTGGACGGAAAACTCCGGCTGGCTGAATTTCGGGACTAGCGAAGGCAATGTCCATGTTTTTGATATGGTTTTAACCGGCTACGCTTGGGGCGAAAATGTCGGCTGGATTTCCCTAAATTGCGCCAATGATAATTCATGCGATATTTCCGATTATAAAGTCGCCAATGACGGCGAAGGCAATTTATCCGGCTATGCCTACGGGGAAAATATCGGCTGGATCAATTTTAATCCGGAAAACGGCGGTATCACTATAAATAGAACCGGCGATTTTTCCGGCTACGCTTGGGGCGAGAATATCGGTTGGGTTGTTTTTAATTGCGCTACAACCAATTCTTGCGCAACCGTTGATTACGGAATAAAAACCGATTGGCGGCCGAGAAGCGCCCGTCCGCAATGCAATAACGGGATTGACGACGACGGAGACGGCCGCATTGATTATCCGGACGATCCGGGATGCGTGTCGCTTGATGATGATTTTGAAGCGGACGATCCGGGTCCCATTCCCATGTATATTTTAAGTCCCTCAAGTTCTGGTCAAACTTCAGAAGAAATTCCTGCCGAACCGTCTGAACCGGAAATTCCTGCCGAACAACCCGAGCCGTCTTTCGTAGAAGACATTAAGGAGGGGGCAGAAAAAACAATTGACGCTCTAAAACCGATAATTAAAAAGCCGGTGGAAAGCGTAAAAAAAACTATTGACAAGGTAATTGATCTATTCAAGCCAATCCCAACAGATAAAGAGATTGCGGAAGAGGAAATAGAAAAACTGGTGCCGCAAGAAGCGCCGCCGTCTTTGAAGGGCGAGTGGACGCTTTTGCCGCAAGAGTCCATAGATAGGTTCGCCTTGATGCCCCTTCCCCGAGAATTGAGTTTGTTGATTAATAAATTTCCAGACTTGGAAAAAACTTTTAAAGAATTGGGGATAAGAAAGATTACGGACTTGGAGAAATTGGAAGGCGTGAGACTGATTTTACCCGGCCTTACACAAGCTATTGGATTGGTTGGCGGCGAAGGTCCAGATGGCGAAATAGTTTTGTCAGGCGGCATACCGTTGCCTAAATTGCCGGATACGGCCAAAGATAAAATTCCCGAGGGGATAGTGTTTGCCAGAGCCGCCGGTGATTACATTGATTTCAATATGGAATTGACGATTTCCCGTCAAGGAGAGACGCAAAGCAAGATCAATGTCATCTCCGGCCACACTTTGAGCTTGCTTATAAAACCCGAAGGCGAGGTTGACAGCATAAAGGGCTATATCGCGTTTAAATCTCAAAACTTAAATCCTGTAACTTATAACTTGAAACCCGAAGCTTCGGGTCAGAGAGTTTTAAATTCCAAGTTTCAAGAAATAGTTTCCGGCTTATTCGCTTTGCCCGCTATGGCGCAAACAGGCGGAGAAAGCGGTTATGCCGTTCCGGGCGAAAATAATATTTCAGATTTTGAATTCAGCGAGACAAGATTGATTTTATCTGAATTTTATTATACGGATCCGGACGCGGACGGAATCTATACCGCTGAAATCCAGGCCCCGCTGGTTCAGGGAAATTACGAAATTATCACCGAGGTTGACTACAAGGACCCGAAGCTGGGCCGAAAAGAAATAAAACTCATCACCGTGGTTGATCCGGAAGGATATGTTTATGAAAAAACCGGCGACAAGGAAACTCGCTTGCCCG
This region of Patescibacteria group bacterium genomic DNA includes:
- a CDS encoding nucleotidyl transferase AbiEii/AbiGii toxin family protein, producing MLKKPINKKTRLVLEKISQSDLVEKFYLAGGTALAMALEHRESIDLDWFCQTGFSNQEIKAKLSKVGNFKVINESEGTVNGLVDEVRVSFLRYQYKLIFPLAAIGKIKLADERDIAAMKIDAISSRGSKKDFIDIFFLLKKYSLEELIGFFKRKYAEIDYNRLHILKSLVYFVEADNEPMPIMIKDVNWEEVKKEIGEKVNKLVKT
- a CDS encoding carboxypeptidase-like regulatory domain-containing protein, which encodes MLIYINTNKILDYLSKGAFLVLLLLPIFFFSPLGAFASSTDGVIDSVRQYAWTENSGWLNFGTSEGNVHVFDMVLTGYAWGENVGWISLNCANDNSCDISDYKVANDGEGNLSGYAYGENIGWINFNPENGGITINRTGDFSGYAWGENIGWVVFNCATTNSCATVDYGIKTDWRPRSARPQCNNGIDDDGDGRIDYPDDPGCVSLDDDFEADDPGPIPMYILSPSSSGQTSEEIPAEPSEPEIPAEQPEPSFVEDIKEGAEKTIDALKPIIKKPVESVKKTIDKVIDLFKPIPTDKEIAEEEIEKLVPQEAPPSLKGEWTLLPQESIDRFALMPLPRELSLLINKFPDLEKTFKELGIRKITDLEKLEGVRLILPGLTQAIGLVGGEGPDGEIVLSGGIPLPKLPDTAKDKIPEGIVFARAAGDYIDFNMELTISRQGETQSKINVISGHTLSLLIKPEGEVDSIKGYIAFKSQNLNPVTYNLKPEASGQRVLNSKFQEIVSGLFALPAMAQTGGESGYAVPGENNISDFEFSETRLILSEFYYTDPDADGIYTAEIQAPLVQGNYEIITEVDYKDPKLGRKEIKLITVVDPEGYVYEKTGDKETRLPETVVSIYWLNPETGGFELWQSSKYQQQNPQTTDITGRYSFLVPPGEYYLAAKAPGYLPWQGERFEVKEGRNVHFNIEMKTKYGFLKIFDWKAVLLIGLAILLFYNFYRDRRRERNKN